The following coding sequences lie in one Palaemon carinicauda isolate YSFRI2023 chromosome 7, ASM3689809v2, whole genome shotgun sequence genomic window:
- the LOC137643501 gene encoding serine-rich adhesin for platelets-like, producing the protein MDYCQRSFQNDVKAMIHSKQDSGNDLRSFSFGSFQSSLMSSCVPSFKCGPLKKTCGTSSLLYSREQISSQTNEETNTKNVDNADSIPPQKSSCSDFLANYARSKVTTGNSKQHFSSSSVADHDSFPGSGVVITQPTSEDGSSRNENSSLDYNDFPDTFNLNNSSPVPHSEEQDSISGEHRGPISTNKISNHSPSERYELHNEQKDCNLRGKNSIFTFTKSKEREPTALNNSETPVLIDGKKSVSSVNMKADTNYLPNESDRRENPQNSSVNKESNAKTSGHHAYGFSIPDTTQKLFSPEDLFNEDMKPNPPESKSEIYQNFNAREAEFVLRKPKRKPRKVPLPSSFMVTVSLDSDQHKARNGLIEPLATEDEVALREGAKEFMDNGILSGFGSKFYHSYDMSPCEAVNFVLENSIDNFDREEYVRFKRAKDSDVKVPTIPESSYRLHSIIIKPENNKIQLGITRNHMKVINSTSDEDSNFKGCSLEGDTNTVPDRSSAEGGNGNISPPDIRRIYQKDKRLTMLDGKAAENGTEKSGDYLKGYVKNEKKSKNHQFPGTKSFKSASKRTSDDQSTLLGTSHSFSSSDPLEDELGSCGNSNISQTGFSKTHETETDNIPCTSERHRHKKSTKPYTNIKYYKITNDDQSSFENEVGNQPQESDVKKTFLDSFTSLERRRRCVSMKRENPLITYGNKETPKTTLDILEEVQSNLRARLASLEDLDVLAETAVDGKSTPPKRRPAVPYKPLVDLTGSFTPPSSSSPSSVKDWFSSTGTTRKDKRRHARTKKRGRREFAREDPSLTSKALSKKLSPSWSSSSSSSSSSSSSSLSSSSSDESSLSVRSKKSSSAAASSSSSSSSSSSSSSSDSSSSDIEDSLI; encoded by the exons ATGGATTACTGCCAGAGATCATTTCAAAATGACGTCAAAGCGATGATACACAGTAAACAAGACTCTGGTAATGACTTGCGCAGTTTCAGTTTCGGTTCGTTTCAGTCATCGCTTATGTCGTCATGTGTCCCTTCCTTCAAATGCGGACCACTGAAGAAGACATGTGGAACTAGCAGCTTGCTTTACAGTAGAGAGCAAATATCTTCCCAAACCAACGAAGAAACAAACACTAAGAACGTAGATAATGCAGATAGCATCCCTCCTCAAAAAAGTTCGTGTTCTGATTTTTTAGCAAACTATGCACGAAGTAAAGTTACCACAGGAAACTCGAAACAGCATTTTAGCTCATCTTCTGTAGCTGACCATGACAGTTTCCCTGGTTCTGGTGTAGTTATAACCCAACCAACATCCGAGGATGGATCCTCGCGAAATGAGAATTCGTCGCTTGATTACAATGATTTTCCGGATACGTTTAATTTGAATAATTCATCTCCTGTGCCGCACTCTGAAGAACAGGATTCTATTTCAGGTGAGCACAGAGGTCCCATATCCACAAATAAGATATCAAACCATTCTCCTAGTGAGAGATATGAACTGCATAACGAACAGAAAGATTGTAACCTCAGAGGGAAAAATAGTATATTTACCTTCACAAAATCAAAGGAAAGAGAACCAACTGCTTTGAATAATAGTGAGACACCAGTTTTGATTGACGGAAAGAAATCAGTTTCTAGTGTAAACATGAAAGCCGATACTAATTACCTCCCAAACGAAAGTGATCGACGTGAAAACCCGCAAAACTCGTCAGTGAATAAAGAATCTAATGCGAAAACTAGTGGCCATCATGCCTATGGTTTCTCCATACCTGATACCACCCAGAAACTATTTTCACCAGAAGATCTGTTCAATGAAGACATGAAACCCAACCCGCCAGAGTCTAAATCTGAGATTTACCAAAATTTCAACGCCAGGGAAGCCGAATTTGTCCTTCGAAAACCCAAACGAAAACCAAGAAAGGTCCCGTTGCCCTCGAGTTTCATGGTTACAGTAAGTTTAGATTCTGATCAACATAAGGCTCGCAATGGTCTAATTGAGCCTTTGGCCACTGAAGATGAGGTTGCCCTTAGGGAAGGTGCGAAGGAGTTCATGGACAATGGTATTCTTAGTGGTTTTGGGAGTAAATTCTACCATTCTTATGACATGAGTCCCTGCGAAGCGGTTAATTTCGTGTTAGAGAACAGCATTGATAATTTTGACAGAGAGGAGTATGTTCGATTCAAAAGAGCAAAAGACTCGGACGTCAAAGTGCCTACTATTCCAGAGTCCTCATATCGACTACATTCCATCATTATCAAGCCTGAAAATAATAAGATTCAGTTAGGCATTACCAGAAATCATATGAAGGTTATTAATTCTACAAGTGATGAGGACAGCAATTTTAAAGGTTGTAGTCTAGAGGGTGATACAAATACAGTGCCAGACAGATCATCTGCTGAGGGGGGAAATGGAAATATTTCTCCACCAGATATTCGCAGAATATACCAGAAGGACAAAAGGTTGACTATGTTAGATGGCAAAGCAGCAGAAAATGGAACAGAAAAATCGGGTGATTATTTGAAAGGTTatgtgaaaaatgaaaagaaatccaAGAACCATCAGTTTCCTGGAACTAAATCATTTAAAAGTGCCTCTAAAAGGACCAGTGATGATCAGTCCACTTTGCTAGGGACTAGTCATTCCTTTTCATCAAGTGATCCCCTCGAGGATGAGTTAGGTTCTTGTGGAAACTCAAATATCTCTCAAACGGGATTTTCTAAAACACATGAAACAGAAACAGACAATATACCCTGTACAAGTGAAAGGCACCGCCATAAAAAAAGTACTAAACCTTATACAAATATCAAGTATTATAAGATCACTAACGACGACCAATCCTCCTTTGAAAACGAAGTTGGAAACCAACCACAGGAAAGTGATGTGAAAAAGACATTTCTTGATAGTTTTACATCGCTGGAAAGACGCAGACGTTGCGTGTCGATGAAAAGAGAGAACCCTCTCATTACATATGGCAACAAGGAAACGCCAAAAACAACGCTAGACATCTTAGAAGAAGTCCAGTCCAACCTAAGGGCGCGTCTCGCTTCTCTGGAGGATTTGGACGTCCTGGCAGAAACCGCTGTCGATGGTAAAAGCACCCCACCCAAAAGGAGGCCTGCTGTACCTTATAAGCCTCTGGTGGATCTAACAGGCTCCTTCACACCACCGTCATCGTCTTCGCCTTCTTCAGTGAAAGACTGGTTCTCTAGTACAGGCACCACCAG AAAGGACAAAAGAAGACACGCCCGAACCAAAAAACGAGGAAGGAGAGAATTCGCCCGTGAGGATCCAAGCCTTACCTCTAAGGCCTTATCCAAAAAGCTATCACCATCTtggtcctcctcttcctcttcttcttcttcttcctcttcttcctcgttATCATCGTCATCCTCAGATGAATCGAGCTTATCAGTACGCTCGAAGAAGTCGTCTTCAGCTGcggcatcatcatcatcctcatcgtcttcatcatcatcatcgtcatcatctgatTCTTCTTCGTCGGACATCGAAGATTCCCTCATATAG